Part of the Jatrophihabitans sp. GAS493 genome, CGGTCTGGCTGCCGATCCTCCCGGCCGTCCTCTTTGGTGTGCTGGCGGCATTCGTCCTCTTCGGTCGCCGTGCTCAGGCCTCGTTGTACGCCCAGGCCGACGGTCAGCCCGGCGCGGCGGGTTGGTTGCTGCAGAACCAGCTCAAGGGTGACTGGCGGGTGACCCCGGCGATCGTCGGGAACTCGCAACTGGATGCGGTGCACCGTCTCGTCGGGCGTCCCGGCGTGGTGCTCGTGGGCGAAGGCTCACCGGCCCGCGTCCGCGGTCTCATCGCCCAGGAGAAGAAGAAACTCTCGCGGCTCACCGGCGAAACCCCGATCTACGACATCGTCGTCGGCTCCGGTGACGGCGAGGTCTCACTGGCGAAGCTGAGCAACCATCTGCGCAAGCTGCCGCCGAACCTCTCCAAGGATCAGGTCAGCGCGCTGGATCGTCGGCTGCAGGCGATGAGCGCTACCCGTGCTCCGTTGCCGCAGGGTCCGATGCCGGCCGGCGCCAAGATGCGCAACGTGCAGCGGGCCGCCCGCCGCAAGTCCGCTACGTGACCGCAGCGCCCCACCCGAGTGCTGAGCCGAGCGTCGACCCGGCCGGACGGCAATGACCACCCCTCAGGCCTATCGAGGCGAGAAACTCGGCTTGGCTGCCGACGGACCAGGGTCGCTGGCCAGCTTCGCCACCCGCACCGGAGCCTTCATCGTGGATTCGGTGGCCGCGTTCCTGGTGGCGTCGATCTTCGTCCAACTCTTCGGACATCACACGGACGCGGCGAGTAGGTTGCCGCGCTCCTGGGTGCTCATTCCGTTCTTCGCCGACTACGTCTTCGGAATCCTCTTCGCCGGCCGCACGCTGGGGATGAACCTGCTCGGACTGCGCGTCATCCGGGTCGATGCCGACGTCGCAATCGGGCCGCTGCGGGCCATCGTCCGCACTGCTCTGCTGAGCTTGCTGGTGCCGGCGGTGATCGTCGACCGCGACGGCCGCGGACTGCATGATCGGCTCACCGACACAGCGGTGATCCACGCGCCGCGCAGCCTTCGCGGGCGGTAAAGCTAAGGCCCTTAGGCTACGGAGCTGGAGATCAGCTGAGAGTCGCCCCAAAGCGGCCCGCGTTACATGTCGGAAACATTCGAGATACCCTGCGGCAATTCGTGCTCCTTAGCATTTGCGCCGTTACCCACCACGAGTCCGGAGGACGGATGTTCACAAGCTCCGAAGAAGTCCTGAAGTACATCAAGAGTGAAGGCGTCGAGTTCATCGACATTCGCTTCACCGATCTTCCAGGCGTTCAGCAGCACTTCAACGTGCCTGCCTCGAATTTCAACGAGGGCTCCTTCACCGAAGGTCAGATGTTCGACGGTTCGTCGATT contains:
- a CDS encoding DUF4191 domain-containing protein; amino-acid sequence: MAKNAGASKPAKLTRAEKKAARAVKRASRKETFRQLRETFTITRKADSKLIPLLIIAFVVTAAVLYVVLLLIFGSVWLPILPAVLFGVLAAFVLFGRRAQASLYAQADGQPGAAGWLLQNQLKGDWRVTPAIVGNSQLDAVHRLVGRPGVVLVGEGSPARVRGLIAQEKKKLSRLTGETPIYDIVVGSGDGEVSLAKLSNHLRKLPPNLSKDQVSALDRRLQAMSATRAPLPQGPMPAGAKMRNVQRAARRKSAT
- a CDS encoding RDD family protein; translation: MTTPQAYRGEKLGLAADGPGSLASFATRTGAFIVDSVAAFLVASIFVQLFGHHTDAASRLPRSWVLIPFFADYVFGILFAGRTLGMNLLGLRVIRVDADVAIGPLRAIVRTALLSLLVPAVIVDRDGRGLHDRLTDTAVIHAPRSLRGR